A genomic stretch from Suncus etruscus isolate mSunEtr1 chromosome 17, mSunEtr1.pri.cur, whole genome shotgun sequence includes:
- the DKK1 gene encoding dickkopf-related protein 1 codes for MLVLGVLGPARVWLALVAAALCGHPLPGAKATLNSVLLNSNAIKNLPPPLGGAVGHQGNPVSAAPGILYEGGNKYQPVDNYQPYPCTEDEECGMDEFCGIPTRGALGSGAQICLACRKRRKRCMRHAMCCPGNYCKNGICMPSDSTHLNRGEIEETIIESVAGGEHSTLDGYSRRTTLSSKIYHTKGQEGSVCLRSSDCATGLCCARHFWSKICKPVLKEGQVCTKHRRKGSHGLEIFQRCYCGEGLSCRIQKDHQASNSSRLHTCQRH; via the exons ATGCTGGTTTTGGGGGTCCTGGGACCTGCCCGGGTCTGGCTGGCCCTGGTGGCGGCTGCCCTTTGCGGACACCCTCTGCCCGGCGCCAAGGCCACCTTGAACTCAGTTTTGTTGAATTCCAACGCCATTAAGAATCTGCCCCCGCCGCTGGGGGGCGCCGTCGGGCACCAGGGCAACCCGGTGAGCGCTGCTCCGGGGATTCTGTACGAGGGAGGGAACAAATACCAACCCGTGGACAACTACCAG CCCTACCCCTGCACCGAAGACGAAGAGTGTGGCATGGATGAGTTCTGTGGCATTCCCACTCGGGGAGCGTTGGGTTCCGGAGCGCAAATCTGTCTGGCTTGCAGGAAGCGCCGAAAACGCTGCATGCGACATGCTATGTGCTGTCCcgggaattattgcaaaaatg GAATCTGCATGCCTTCCGATAGCACTCACCTAAACAGAGGAGAAATTGAGGAAACCATTATTGAAAGTGTTGCCGGTGGCGAACACAGCACCCTGGATGGCTACTCAAGAAGAACCACACTGTCCTCAAAAATATACCATACCAAAg GGCAAGAAGGCTCTGTCTGTCTCAGATCTTCAGACTGTGCTACTGGCCTGTGTTGTGCGAGACACTTCTGGTCCAAGATCTGCAAACCAGTCCTCAAGGAAGGACAAGTATGCACCAAACACCGACGAAAAGGGTCCCATGGACTGGAGATATTTCAGCGTTGTTACTGCGGAGAAGGTCTCTCATGTCGGATACAGAAAGATCACCAAGCCAGCAATTCCTCTAGGCTTCACACCTGTCAGAGACATTAA